In Corylus avellana chromosome ca2, CavTom2PMs-1.0, the following proteins share a genomic window:
- the LOC132168573 gene encoding GATA transcription factor 15-like, with product MGSRDPHPGFVHIHWSLCRFLSLSLSLCFACWFLFSVALSLYLCILRKFCFGSLSFGSFVSVIHFTRFVSPCVSVQEFGKVGFLGMMDLVEKESLCVGMMSENKKCCSDCKTTKTPLWRGGPAGPKSLCNACGIRYRKKRVSMVGFSHVSCRKRDRSHGNASTAATTSSTPKPDGDGDGDRDLSECLKTKLMALGKDLLLQRSPSVMVTKKQRCQRRRKLKEEEQAAVCLMALSCDSVFA from the exons ATGGGATCAAGGGATCCACATCCA GGTTTTGTGCATATCCACTGGTCACTCTGTcggttcctctctctctctctctctctctgttttgcATGTTGGTTTCTATTTAGtgtagctctctctctctacctgTGTATTTTGCGCAAATTCTGTTTTGGGTCCTTGAGCTTTGGCTCCTTCGTTTCTGTTATCCACTTTACTCGGTTTGTCTCTCCCTGTGTGAGTGTGCAAGAATTTGGAAAAGTGGGTTTTCTGGGCATGATGGATCTCGTGGAAAAG GAATCATTGTGTGTGGGTATGATGAGTGAGAACAAGAAGTGCTGCTCTGATTGCAAGACCACAAAGACCCCCTTGTGGAGAGGTGGGCCAGCTGGGCCAAAG tcgCTGTGTAACGCTTGTGGGATCAGATATAGGAAGAAGAGGGTATCAATGGTGGGTTTTAGCCACGTGTCATGTAGGAAAAGGGACAGATCACATGGTAATGCTTCCACTGCTGCAACCACATCATCTACTCCTAAACCTGATGGTGACGGTGATGGCGACAGAGATCTCAGCGAGTGTTTGAAAACGAAATTAATGGCATTGGGGAAGGATTTGTTGTTGCAGAGGTCGCCGTCAGTGATGGTGACGAAGAAGCAGAGGTGCCAGAGGAGGAGGAAGCTGAAGGAGGAGGAACAAGCAGCTGTTTGTCTGATGGCATTGTCCTGCGACTCTGTTTTTGcctaa